One genomic region from Microtus ochrogaster isolate Prairie Vole_2 unplaced genomic scaffold, MicOch1.0 UNK46, whole genome shotgun sequence encodes:
- the LOC101997228 gene encoding taste receptor type 2 member 123-like, producing the protein MNNSLWFTLSLTLFIEIATGTIGNGFIALVNIIDWVKRGNISSVDQILTALAFSRLSFLWSMLIFMLLFLLCPHLFMASEMFMVAEIVWIVNNHLSNWLATCLSVFYFLKVATFSNSFFLYLKWRAKKVVLVTLLLSLILLLLNIVVTMACIHVWMNSFEGIMFNSLKNLTLHSRVFLFTNSSHVFLPTASVFMFIPFTVSLVAFILLIFSLCKHIRKMQLNFKRSRDTSTMAHMKALKTGFSFLIIYVIYLLFIVIEISSFGLVENMLTILFEYSSGLAFPTSHSVVLILGNSKLRQATLSVLRWLRCHPKDMDTLGP; encoded by the coding sequence ATGAACAACAGCCTATGGTTTACTTTATCACTCACCTTATTTATAGAAATAGCAACGGGAACCATAGGAAATGGATTCATAGCACTGGTGAATATCATTGACTGGGTCAAGAGAGGAAATATCTCTTCAGTAGATCAGATCCTTACTGCTCTTGCCTTTTCCAGACTCAGTTTTTTGTGGTCCATGCtcatttttatgttgttattCCTACTGTGCCCACATTTGTTCATGGCTTCAGAAATGTTTATGGTAGCTGAAATTGTCTGGATAGTGAATAACCACTTAAGCAACTGGCTTGCTACATGCCtcagtgtcttttattttctcaaggtAGCAACTTTttctaactctttttttctttacctaaAGTGGAGAGCTAAAAAAGTGGTTTTAGTGACATTACTGTTATCTCTGATCCTTTTGCTTTTAAACATTGTAGTTACAATGGCATGTATTCACGTATGGATGAATTCATTTGAAGGAATCATGTTTAATAGTTTGAAGAATTTGACACTACATTCCAGAGTTTTTTTATTCACCAACTCATCGCATGTTTTCTTACCCACAGCCTCAGTGTTCATGTTCATCCCCTTCACTGTGTCCCTGGTAGCTTTTATCCTGCTCATCTTTTCCCTGTGTAAGCATATTAGGAAGATGCAGCTTAATTTCAAAAGATCCAGAGACACCAGCACTATGGCCCACATGAAAGCCTTGAAAACTGGGTTTTCCTTCCtgattatatatgtaatatatttactttttattgttataGAAATTTCAAGCTTTGGATTGGTGGAGAACATGTTGACCATTTTGTTTGAATACTCTTCTGGATTAGCTTTTCCTACAAGTCACTCAGTTGTCTTGATTCTGGGAAACAGTAAACTGAGACAAGCCACTCTTTCTGTGCTACGGTGGCTGAGATGCCATCCCAAAGATATGGACACCTTGGGTCCCTAA